A portion of the Salvelinus alpinus chromosome 33, SLU_Salpinus.1, whole genome shotgun sequence genome contains these proteins:
- the LOC139563146 gene encoding CBY1-interacting BAR domain-containing protein 2-like yields the protein MNTIFSRDRQIKSMELTESHAEKYLGQFCSLLASYTRKTAKLRDQADMLVRQLNDFSNTEDPELRTCLKNLSEDLAMVQDYRQAEVERLEIKVVTPLEAYGDIVENKRADLKRFNADRDRALKELQKLEKLQQKNPSDR from the exons ATGAACACCATCTTCTCAAG agacagacagataaagaGCATGGAGCTGACAGAGAGCCATGCGGAGAAGTACCTGGGTCAGTTCTGCAGCCTGCTGGCCTCTTACACCAGGAAGACAGCCAAGCTGAGGGACCAGGCTGACATGCTGGTCAGACAGCTCAATGACTTCTCGAATACTGAGGACCCAGAGCTCCGTACCTGTCTGAAAAACCTGTCTGAAGACCTGGCCATGGTGCAGGACTACCGCCAGGCGGAG GTAGAGAGGCTGGAGATCAAAGTCGTCACTCCCCTCGAAGCCTACGGAGATATTGTTGAAAACAAGAGA GCGGATCTGAAGAGGTTCAATGCTGATCGGGACAGAGCGCTGAAAGAGCTGCAGAAACTGGAGAAACTCCAACAGAAGAATCCCTCTGATAGATAA